Proteins from one Corynebacterium epidermidicanis genomic window:
- the argH gene encoding argininosuccinate lyase: MQSHGTNEGALWGGRFSGGPSEAMFALSVSTHFDWVLAPYDVLASKAHARVLHKAGLLSDADLSTMLDGLAQLGDKVASGEFKPLPTDEDVHGAMERGLIEIVGPEVGGRLRAGRSRNDQVATLFRMWVRDAIRSIALGVSDLIDALVAQASAHPDAIMPGKTHSQAAQPVLLAHQLLAHAHPLLRDLERIQDLDKRLAVSPYGSGALAGSSLKLDPEAIAAELGFSGASDNSIDGTSARDFASETAFVLAQIAVDMSRLAEEIIYWCTPEYGYVTLADAWSTGSSIMPQKKNPDVAELTRGKTGRLIGNLAGLLATLKAQPLAYNRDLQEDKEPIVDSVAQLNLLLPAMTGLVATLTFHEDRMLELAPAGFTLATDLAEWLVRKGVPFREAHEASGSCVRMAEVRGVGLDELSDAELASAHPRLTPAVREVLTVSGAVASRVTRGGTAGVRVAEQRERVADSSANYREWATRPVRG; this comes from the coding sequence GTGCAATCCCACGGTACTAACGAAGGCGCACTGTGGGGCGGTCGCTTCTCCGGTGGCCCCTCGGAGGCGATGTTTGCGCTCTCGGTCTCCACCCACTTTGACTGGGTGCTCGCGCCGTACGATGTGCTGGCCTCGAAGGCACACGCCCGCGTGCTGCACAAGGCTGGACTCCTCTCCGACGCGGACCTTTCCACCATGCTCGATGGCCTCGCGCAACTGGGCGATAAGGTCGCGTCCGGGGAGTTCAAGCCGCTGCCGACTGACGAGGACGTCCATGGTGCGATGGAACGCGGTCTCATTGAGATCGTCGGCCCAGAGGTTGGGGGTCGGCTGCGTGCCGGTCGTTCTCGTAACGACCAGGTGGCTACCTTGTTCCGCATGTGGGTGCGCGACGCCATTCGGTCGATCGCCTTGGGCGTTAGTGATCTCATCGATGCGCTCGTCGCCCAGGCCAGCGCACATCCGGACGCGATCATGCCTGGTAAGACCCACTCGCAGGCGGCGCAGCCGGTGTTGCTGGCGCACCAATTATTGGCGCACGCCCACCCACTGCTTCGCGATCTGGAGCGGATCCAAGACCTGGACAAACGCTTGGCAGTTTCTCCCTATGGTTCTGGCGCACTGGCGGGCTCCTCACTCAAGCTGGACCCCGAGGCAATCGCGGCAGAGCTCGGATTTTCCGGCGCAAGTGACAACTCGATTGACGGTACTTCGGCACGCGATTTTGCTTCCGAGACGGCCTTCGTATTGGCGCAAATTGCCGTCGATATGTCCCGCTTGGCCGAGGAAATCATCTATTGGTGCACGCCGGAATATGGCTATGTGACCCTGGCTGATGCCTGGTCGACGGGATCTTCGATCATGCCACAGAAGAAGAACCCGGATGTTGCTGAGCTGACTCGTGGTAAGACAGGCCGTTTGATTGGTAATTTGGCTGGTCTGCTCGCCACGCTGAAGGCACAGCCATTGGCGTACAACCGGGATTTGCAAGAGGACAAGGAGCCTATCGTTGATTCCGTGGCGCAGTTGAATCTCTTGTTACCTGCGATGACCGGGCTGGTTGCAACGTTGACATTCCACGAGGACCGCATGCTGGAGCTTGCTCCGGCTGGATTCACGCTCGCCACCGACCTGGCTGAATGGTTGGTACGGAAGGGCGTCCCGTTCCGCGAGGCCCACGAGGCTTCCGGTTCCTGCGTGCGGATGGCCGAAGTCCGCGGGGTCGGTCTGGACGAGCTGAGTGATGCTGAGTTGGCTTCCGCGCATCCACGCCTTACGCCTGCTGTTCGGGAAGTGTTGACGGTGTCCGGCGCGGTTGCTTCTCGTGTTACCCGTGGCGGGACTGCCGGAGTAAGGGTGGCTGAACAACGCGAACGAGTTGCTGATTCTTCAGCAAACTATCGCGAATGGGCCACTCGCCCCGTTCGGGGTTAA
- a CDS encoding substrate-binding domain-containing protein, translating to MEPIISAASKDLGFPIEMTHPDGTIANSVRLRDGEFDGQYDATWFATNKYVELYDAGDKLKNPTSIATSPIAFGLRKAKACELGWENKQPTWAEISQAVADRKLTFGMSDPARSNSGFSTLASVATAFADTGAALTNEDIERINPDLVKFFAGQNMTSGSSGWLQDAFLADPLRTDAIVNYESVLLKLQEAQDITVVVPADGVITADYPLAALARPHSEDAGERWLS from the coding sequence ATGGAGCCGATCATCAGCGCCGCGAGCAAGGACCTCGGTTTCCCCATCGAGATGACACACCCCGATGGCACCATCGCCAACTCAGTACGTTTACGCGATGGCGAGTTTGACGGTCAATACGACGCGACGTGGTTTGCCACCAACAAATACGTCGAGCTCTACGACGCAGGCGATAAGCTGAAAAATCCCACGAGTATTGCTACCTCGCCCATTGCGTTCGGGCTGCGGAAAGCTAAGGCTTGCGAGCTCGGTTGGGAGAACAAGCAACCGACCTGGGCGGAAATTTCCCAAGCAGTGGCCGATCGTAAGTTGACCTTCGGCATGTCGGATCCAGCGCGCAGCAACTCCGGCTTCTCGACGCTCGCGTCGGTGGCCACCGCGTTTGCCGACACCGGCGCTGCCCTGACCAACGAAGACATCGAAAGAATCAATCCTGACCTGGTGAAATTCTTTGCCGGACAGAACATGACTTCGGGTTCGTCGGGATGGTTGCAGGATGCCTTCTTGGCCGACCCGCTGCGTACCGACGCCATCGTCAACTACGAATCAGTCCTGTTAAAGCTTCAAGAGGCTCAGGACATCACGGTGGTCGTCCCGGCTGATGGTGTGATCACCGCAGACTATCCGTTAGCAGCGTTGGCGCGTCCGCACAGTGAAGATGCCGGGGAAAGGTGGCTAAGCTGA
- the tyrS gene encoding tyrosine--tRNA ligase: MNIIDELQWRGLINQSTDLDALREACEQPITLYCGFDPTGDSLHAGHLVPMIMLRRFQQAGHRPITLAGGATGFIGDPRDVGERSMLSQETIEQNLEAIKAQLRRFVDFEGDNPALMVNNADWTMNMSVIDFLRDVGKNFSLNTMLDRDTVKRRLESDGISYTEFSYMLLQANDFVQLRRAHDCVLQIGGGDQWGNIVSGVDLNRRVDGAKTHALTVPLVTDAQGQKFGKSTGGGKLWLDPEKTSAYSWYQYFLNAGDSVVIDYLRWFTFLSQEEIAEYEVEVAERPFKREAQRRLAREMTDLVHGPQATVAVELAAQALFGRASLADLDETTLAGALSETTIFEVAPGEPRTIIDLLVGAGLADTKGAARRTIKEGGAYINNERIETEDWQPSEADLLHGAWLVLRKGKKNFAGARLA; the protein is encoded by the coding sequence GTGAACATTATTGACGAACTCCAGTGGCGTGGCCTGATCAACCAGTCCACGGACCTCGATGCCCTGCGGGAGGCTTGCGAACAGCCGATCACCCTGTACTGCGGTTTTGACCCGACCGGTGATTCCTTGCACGCCGGGCACCTGGTGCCGATGATCATGCTGCGTCGTTTTCAGCAGGCCGGGCACCGGCCAATCACCTTGGCCGGTGGCGCGACCGGTTTCATCGGCGACCCGCGCGATGTGGGAGAGCGTTCCATGTTGTCGCAGGAAACTATCGAGCAAAACCTGGAAGCCATCAAAGCTCAGCTGCGGCGCTTCGTCGATTTCGAGGGCGACAACCCCGCGCTCATGGTGAACAACGCTGACTGGACCATGAATATGTCCGTGATCGACTTCTTGCGCGACGTGGGCAAAAACTTCTCCCTCAATACGATGCTGGATCGCGATACCGTCAAGCGCCGGTTGGAATCAGACGGTATTTCCTACACCGAGTTTTCCTACATGTTGTTGCAGGCAAACGACTTTGTGCAGCTGCGACGCGCGCACGACTGCGTGCTGCAGATTGGTGGTGGCGACCAGTGGGGCAACATCGTCTCTGGCGTTGATCTCAACCGCAGGGTCGACGGTGCGAAGACCCATGCCCTCACCGTACCGCTCGTCACTGACGCGCAAGGGCAAAAGTTCGGCAAGTCCACGGGCGGCGGCAAGCTATGGCTTGATCCCGAGAAAACCTCTGCATACTCCTGGTACCAGTACTTCCTCAATGCCGGTGACTCCGTGGTCATCGATTACTTGCGCTGGTTCACTTTCCTCTCACAGGAGGAGATCGCTGAGTACGAGGTCGAGGTTGCCGAGCGTCCATTTAAGCGCGAAGCGCAACGCCGACTCGCGCGCGAAATGACCGATCTTGTCCATGGGCCACAGGCGACGGTCGCGGTAGAGCTGGCCGCCCAGGCCTTGTTTGGACGCGCGTCGCTAGCGGACCTCGACGAAACGACCCTGGCCGGAGCGCTCTCCGAAACCACCATCTTCGAAGTTGCTCCCGGCGAGCCTCGCACAATCATTGATCTTCTGGTTGGTGCCGGACTTGCGGACACCAAGGGCGCCGCGCGCCGCACCATCAAAGAGGGGGGTGCGTACATCAACAACGAGCGCATCGAAACTGAAGACTGGCAACCTTCCGAAGCAGATTTGCTGCACGGAGCATGGTTGGTGCTGCGCAAGGGCAAGAAGAACTTTGCCGGAGCGCGTCTGGCTTAA
- a CDS encoding tetratricopeptide repeat protein: MAEHFSRNRDSSRGNRSNEGGREYSGEGRRSSSSRGQGRGNTGGQSRNGYGSDSRGDHDERRRQAGPRDGAQSRSGSRDGDRRRHAQRAGAGRKNDNFVASPHRPGYREERDARRAAEPDIPADVEAKELDRSVLQDLRSLAKDNADTVARHMIMVASLLADDPKLALQHARAAKDRGGRVSVVRETAGIAAYHAGEWKEALSELRAARRMSGGPGLVAVMADCERALGRPEKAIELAREIDVTELDPETRIELAIVVAGARRDLSQIDAALVELERVMPPKTAGGYSASRIFYVYADLLAEKGRTADAIEWFTLAGRADEDELLDVADRLKELS, encoded by the coding sequence ATGGCCGAACACTTCTCACGCAATCGGGACTCTTCCCGCGGCAATCGTTCTAACGAGGGCGGTCGCGAATACAGCGGAGAAGGTCGTCGGTCTAGTAGTTCTCGTGGCCAAGGCCGAGGCAACACCGGTGGGCAAAGCCGCAATGGTTACGGAAGTGACAGTCGCGGTGATCACGACGAGCGGCGTCGACAAGCAGGCCCGCGAGATGGCGCGCAGAGCCGGAGTGGCAGCCGGGATGGCGATCGTCGTCGTCACGCGCAGCGCGCCGGTGCGGGGCGCAAGAACGATAACTTCGTCGCTAGCCCGCACCGTCCTGGTTACCGCGAAGAGCGGGATGCCCGACGCGCTGCGGAACCAGACATTCCAGCCGATGTAGAGGCAAAGGAATTGGATCGCTCGGTTCTGCAGGATTTGCGGAGCTTGGCTAAGGATAATGCGGATACGGTCGCTCGCCATATGATTATGGTGGCATCCTTGCTGGCCGATGACCCGAAGCTCGCGCTACAACACGCGCGTGCAGCGAAGGACCGCGGTGGTCGTGTGTCTGTGGTCCGCGAGACGGCCGGCATCGCTGCTTACCATGCTGGCGAGTGGAAAGAGGCTCTTTCTGAGCTGCGTGCGGCCCGTCGGATGAGCGGTGGGCCTGGTCTTGTTGCGGTAATGGCGGACTGTGAACGCGCACTTGGGCGCCCCGAAAAGGCTATTGAATTGGCTCGCGAAATCGATGTCACCGAGTTGGATCCCGAAACCCGGATCGAGCTAGCAATCGTTGTCGCAGGCGCACGCCGTGATCTCAGCCAAATTGATGCCGCGCTGGTGGAGCTCGAACGTGTCATGCCTCCTAAGACCGCCGGCGGTTACAGCGCCTCCCGAATTTTCTACGTTTACGCCGACTTGCTTGCGGAAAAGGGACGGACCGCCGACGCTATCGAGTGGTTCACTCTGGCAGGACGGGCCGATGAAGACGAGCTCCTCGATGTCGCGGATCGGCTGAAAGAGCTGTCATGA
- a CDS encoding arginine repressor, with protein MTNPVTRTARQARILDILERYRVSSQVQLSELLLDEGIDITQATLSRDLDELGAKKVRPDGGRAFYAVGLVDGQRIEQPRGPQEKLRRMLEDLLVSVDYTGNIAVLRTPPGAAQYLASFIDRVGMNEVVGTIAGDDTVFVLAREPMMGQELSEIFSRKTQ; from the coding sequence ATGACGAATCCGGTGACTCGAACTGCGCGACAGGCGCGAATCCTGGATATTTTGGAGCGCTACCGCGTTTCGAGCCAGGTGCAGCTTTCGGAGCTGTTGCTCGATGAAGGCATCGACATCACGCAGGCAACGCTGTCGCGAGATCTCGACGAACTCGGCGCTAAGAAAGTGCGACCTGATGGTGGGCGTGCGTTTTATGCGGTCGGTTTGGTTGACGGTCAACGGATTGAGCAACCGCGTGGTCCGCAAGAAAAGCTACGCCGGATGCTCGAGGACCTGCTGGTTTCCGTAGATTACACCGGCAACATCGCGGTGCTGCGAACACCGCCGGGAGCCGCGCAATATTTGGCTAGTTTCATTGACCGTGTCGGCATGAACGAGGTGGTAGGCACCATCGCGGGTGATGATACGGTATTTGTACTTGCGCGAGAGCCGATGATGGGCCAAGAGCTTTCGGAGATTTTCAGCCGCAAAACCCAATAG
- a CDS encoding argininosuccinate synthase, whose product MSNRVVLAYSGGLDTSVAIPYLAKMTGGEVIAVSLDLGQGGEDMESVRQRALDCGAVESIVIDAKDEFANDYCLPTIKANGMYMKQYPLVSAISRPLIVKHLIKAAQEHGGTHVSHGCTGKGNDQVRFEVGFRALDPSLEIIAPARDYAWTRDKAIAFAEEINLPIEQSKKSPFSIDQNVWGRAVETGFLEDLWNPPTKDLYAYTEDPALGNAPDELIISFEGGKPVAIDGRPVTVLEAIEELNRRGGAQGVGRLDMVEDRLVGIKSREIYEAPGAMILIAAHEAMEDVTVERELGRYKRLIDARWSEEVYDGLWFGPLKRSLDAFIESTQEHVTGDIRIVLHAGRIVVNGRRSNHSLYDFNLATYDTGDTFDQTAAKGFVQLHGLSTQIANKRDREAQ is encoded by the coding sequence ATGTCCAATCGTGTTGTGCTGGCTTATTCCGGTGGTTTGGATACCTCGGTAGCCATCCCTTATTTGGCTAAGATGACCGGCGGCGAGGTCATCGCGGTCTCCCTCGACCTGGGCCAGGGTGGCGAGGACATGGAGTCGGTACGCCAGCGTGCGCTCGACTGTGGTGCTGTCGAATCCATCGTGATTGACGCTAAGGACGAGTTCGCAAACGACTACTGCTTGCCTACCATCAAGGCCAATGGCATGTACATGAAGCAGTACCCGCTGGTGTCTGCGATTTCGCGCCCACTGATCGTCAAGCACCTCATTAAAGCTGCTCAGGAGCATGGTGGCACCCACGTCTCCCACGGCTGCACCGGTAAGGGCAATGACCAGGTCCGCTTCGAGGTCGGCTTCCGCGCCCTCGACCCATCCTTGGAGATCATCGCCCCAGCTCGCGACTACGCCTGGACTCGTGACAAGGCCATCGCCTTCGCTGAAGAGATCAACTTGCCGATCGAACAGTCCAAGAAGTCGCCATTTTCCATCGACCAGAATGTCTGGGGCCGTGCAGTAGAGACCGGTTTCCTGGAGGATCTGTGGAACCCACCCACCAAGGACCTGTACGCATACACCGAGGACCCAGCGCTCGGCAACGCACCAGATGAGCTCATCATCTCCTTCGAAGGCGGCAAGCCGGTGGCCATCGATGGTCGCCCAGTGACCGTCTTGGAAGCAATCGAGGAACTCAACCGTCGCGGTGGTGCCCAGGGCGTTGGACGGCTGGACATGGTGGAAGACCGCCTCGTGGGTATCAAGTCCCGCGAAATCTACGAAGCTCCAGGTGCGATGATCCTGATCGCCGCACACGAAGCGATGGAAGATGTGACCGTGGAGCGCGAGCTTGGTCGCTACAAGCGCCTTATCGACGCCCGCTGGTCCGAAGAGGTCTACGACGGCCTCTGGTTCGGCCCACTCAAGCGTTCGCTGGATGCCTTCATCGAGTCCACTCAGGAGCACGTCACCGGCGATATCCGGATCGTGCTGCACGCTGGTCGCATTGTGGTTAACGGCCGTCGTTCCAACCATTCGCTCTACGACTTCAACCTCGCCACCTACGACACCGGCGACACTTTCGATCAGACCGCAGCCAAGGGCTTTGTCCAGCTCCACGGCTTGTCCACGCAGATCGCCAACAAGCGCGACCGCGAGGCCCAGTAG
- a CDS encoding acetylornithine transaminase encodes MKPDWGNTLMDNYGTPALKLVDAHGCYVVDDQGREHLDLLAGIAVNSLGYGHPALVEAVHRQVASFAHVSNLFQSQPVIDVAAGLIDRFAAGDASLAAETRVFFCNSGAEANEAAFKLARLTGKRRILAAHHGFHGRTMGSLAMTGQPDKRRAFEPLPSGVEFYEYGDIEFLRTLVAQDPTDTAAIILEPIQGETGVIPAPDGFLADVRKLCDEHDILFVVDEVQTGVGRTGTFFAHQHDHVLPDVVTMAKGLGGGLPIGACLAHGRAAGLFGPGSHGTTFGGNPVACAAAKVVLAELDDAFLQQVRRNGELLAERVAQLPTVMQVRGRGLMLGLVLREPVAKQAVAKAAEFGVIINAPAEDVVRLTPPLIISAAEVDLAIERLGRLFEAVS; translated from the coding sequence ATGAAACCAGACTGGGGCAACACGCTCATGGATAACTATGGCACCCCGGCGCTCAAGCTTGTCGACGCGCACGGCTGCTACGTGGTTGACGACCAGGGGCGCGAACACCTGGACTTGCTCGCCGGTATCGCGGTGAACTCACTGGGCTACGGGCATCCGGCGCTGGTCGAGGCGGTGCATCGCCAGGTGGCCTCCTTCGCGCACGTCTCCAATCTGTTCCAGTCCCAGCCGGTGATCGATGTCGCGGCCGGGCTGATCGATCGTTTCGCTGCCGGGGATGCTTCGCTTGCCGCGGAGACCCGCGTATTCTTCTGTAACTCGGGTGCCGAGGCCAATGAAGCTGCTTTCAAATTGGCACGCCTGACTGGAAAGCGCCGGATTCTGGCAGCTCACCATGGTTTCCACGGACGCACGATGGGTTCGCTGGCGATGACGGGCCAGCCAGATAAGCGCCGGGCGTTCGAGCCACTTCCTTCCGGGGTGGAATTCTACGAGTACGGCGACATCGAGTTTCTGCGCACATTGGTCGCCCAGGATCCGACAGACACCGCCGCGATCATTTTGGAACCGATCCAGGGCGAGACCGGCGTGATCCCAGCCCCGGACGGTTTCCTCGCCGACGTCCGGAAACTTTGCGACGAGCATGACATCTTGTTCGTCGTCGATGAGGTCCAAACCGGGGTAGGGCGCACCGGCACCTTCTTTGCACACCAGCACGATCACGTTCTCCCCGACGTGGTGACGATGGCTAAAGGCCTCGGCGGCGGCCTCCCCATCGGCGCGTGCCTGGCGCATGGACGCGCCGCTGGCTTGTTCGGTCCAGGTTCTCACGGCACGACTTTTGGTGGCAACCCGGTTGCCTGCGCCGCGGCAAAGGTCGTGCTCGCCGAGCTTGACGACGCCTTCCTGCAGCAAGTTCGACGCAACGGCGAACTGCTCGCCGAGCGCGTAGCGCAGCTGCCGACGGTGATGCAGGTGCGTGGCCGGGGACTCATGTTGGGTTTGGTCCTGCGTGAACCGGTAGCGAAACAAGCGGTGGCGAAGGCTGCTGAATTCGGTGTAATCATCAACGCGCCTGCCGAAGATGTGGTTCGGTTGACTCCACCACTGATAATTTCTGCCGCAGAGGTTGACCTGGCCATTGAGCGCCTGGGCAGGCTGTTCGAAGCGGTTTCTTGA
- the argJ gene encoding bifunctional glutamate N-acetyltransferase/amino-acid acetyltransferase ArgJ, with protein sequence MSITHPQGFLAAATTAGIKPSGNPDMALVVNQGPQFVAAGVFTRNRVFAAPVKLSKQVLADGQVQAVLYNSGNANACNGEQGYQDAVASTEAAAAALGVPVSDIAACSTGLIGEPMPMDKVLVGVDKLAEGLGDNGHAAAEAIMTTDTVSKEVLVRGEGWSIGGMGKGVGMMAPSLATMLVCLTTDAVVPVDIAQAALQKACDLTFNTLDIDGSTSTNDTVLLLANGASGVSPSIAEFEAAVLQACSDLADQLQSDAEGVTKRVKITVQGTTTAEMALNAARTLGRDNLFKCAMFGSDPNWGRVLAAVGMADADMEPENISVYFNGEAVCEKTTGTPGARDVDLSGVDIDVLVDLGTGGPGTAMVRTTDLSHEYVEINSAYSS encoded by the coding sequence ATGTCTATCACTCACCCACAAGGGTTTTTAGCCGCAGCGACCACCGCGGGTATCAAACCTTCCGGAAATCCCGACATGGCCTTGGTTGTTAACCAGGGGCCTCAGTTCGTCGCAGCGGGTGTGTTCACCCGCAACCGCGTTTTCGCTGCTCCGGTCAAGCTCTCCAAGCAAGTCTTGGCGGATGGCCAGGTGCAGGCAGTTCTCTATAACTCTGGTAACGCCAACGCGTGTAACGGCGAGCAGGGATATCAGGATGCCGTGGCATCCACTGAGGCTGCGGCGGCTGCTCTCGGTGTCCCTGTGTCGGATATCGCCGCCTGCTCGACGGGGCTGATCGGTGAACCCATGCCGATGGACAAAGTACTCGTGGGCGTCGATAAGCTTGCCGAGGGCCTGGGGGATAACGGTCATGCTGCTGCGGAGGCAATCATGACCACCGATACGGTCTCGAAGGAAGTGCTTGTTCGCGGCGAAGGCTGGTCCATTGGCGGCATGGGCAAGGGGGTTGGCATGATGGCGCCGTCGCTGGCCACTATGCTGGTGTGCCTGACCACCGATGCGGTTGTCCCGGTTGACATTGCGCAGGCTGCGTTGCAGAAGGCTTGCGATCTTACGTTCAACACCCTCGACATTGACGGCTCAACCTCTACCAATGACACGGTGTTGCTGCTCGCCAACGGCGCCTCCGGCGTCTCGCCTAGCATCGCCGAATTTGAGGCGGCGGTATTGCAGGCGTGTTCCGACTTGGCGGATCAGCTGCAATCAGATGCGGAAGGGGTAACGAAGCGAGTCAAGATCACGGTGCAAGGAACCACCACTGCAGAGATGGCGCTGAATGCCGCCCGCACCCTCGGCCGGGACAACCTGTTTAAGTGCGCCATGTTTGGCTCTGACCCAAACTGGGGTCGCGTGCTCGCTGCGGTGGGAATGGCAGATGCAGACATGGAGCCGGAAAACATTTCGGTGTATTTCAATGGCGAGGCCGTCTGCGAGAAAACAACCGGTACTCCGGGTGCCCGCGACGTGGATCTTTCCGGCGTCGACATTGATGTGCTGGTTGATTTAGGCACGGGTGGACCGGGCACCGCTATGGTACGCACCACGGATCTGTCCCATGAGTACGTCGAGATTAACTCGGCATATTCGAGCTAG
- the argB gene encoding acetylglutamate kinase: MTVDLTPSDRAHVLAEALPWLQHYRDKIVVVKYGGNAMVDEKLKAAFAADMVFLRTVGVKPVVVHGGGPQISTMLDRLGLEGEFRGGFRVTTPEVMDVVRMVLFGQVGRDLVNLINSHGPYAVGMSGEDGGLFRAEKRLVTVEGVPTDIGLVGNITDVHADAIRDIIDAGRIPVVSTVAPGDDGEVYNINADTAAGALAGALGAERLVILTNVEGLYTQWPNRDSLVSAIKASTLREVLPSLDSGMIPKMESCLAAVDQGVSASHVIDGRIAHSVLLELLTMGGIGTMVLPDGYDRDNYPDGTVFRKDK; encoded by the coding sequence ATGACGGTAGACCTGACCCCAAGCGATAGGGCACACGTTCTCGCCGAAGCTCTCCCGTGGCTGCAGCACTATCGGGACAAGATTGTCGTCGTTAAGTACGGCGGCAACGCCATGGTGGATGAAAAGCTCAAGGCGGCCTTCGCGGCGGACATGGTCTTTTTGCGCACCGTTGGCGTTAAGCCGGTGGTTGTCCACGGAGGAGGGCCACAGATTTCCACGATGCTGGATCGTCTGGGCCTGGAGGGCGAGTTCCGTGGTGGATTCCGCGTTACCACCCCTGAGGTGATGGATGTGGTTCGCATGGTGCTCTTTGGCCAGGTTGGACGAGACTTGGTGAACCTGATTAACTCCCACGGCCCCTACGCAGTGGGTATGTCGGGTGAGGACGGCGGGCTGTTCCGGGCGGAAAAGCGCCTGGTCACCGTCGAAGGTGTGCCCACTGACATTGGGCTCGTCGGAAACATTACCGACGTCCACGCCGACGCTATCCGCGACATCATCGACGCTGGCCGCATCCCCGTGGTCTCCACCGTGGCCCCTGGCGACGACGGCGAGGTCTACAACATTAACGCTGACACCGCCGCGGGCGCGCTCGCAGGAGCGTTGGGAGCCGAACGTCTGGTCATCCTCACAAACGTCGAGGGGCTGTACACCCAGTGGCCGAACCGGGACTCGCTGGTCAGTGCAATCAAGGCATCGACCTTGCGCGAGGTTTTGCCCTCGCTTGATTCCGGCATGATACCGAAAATGGAATCTTGCCTGGCAGCCGTCGACCAGGGCGTGTCCGCCTCCCATGTTATCGACGGCCGAATCGCGCACTCGGTACTGCTCGAATTGCTCACCATGGGTGGCATCGGCACCATGGTGCTGCCCGATGGTTACGACCGCGACAATTACCCCGATGGCACCGTCTTTAGGAAGGACAAGTAG
- a CDS encoding vWA domain-containing protein: MAKLTEWLNKHNEQIVTETKRRPMNTSVKPDAGQQRSTLIELPFPARSTVADTLVSAYNNELRNPAQTVFVLDKSGSMAGKRMESLRSILTEPVDGSARTRTGPVGLRNREEVSIIAFDNRPATPFKARYSTTQPAENQQLRAHITALTPGGATAIYDSLQLVYQQFPATQPGGQRSIPSIVLMSDGASNTGATFDEFSRFYAGLSPEKKRIPVFVILYGEANKNEMNQLATMTGGKTFDATSGALAEAFKEIRGYQ, encoded by the coding sequence GTGGCTAAGCTGACGGAATGGCTGAATAAGCACAACGAACAGATCGTCACGGAAACCAAACGACGCCCAATGAATACCAGCGTGAAGCCAGATGCCGGGCAGCAGCGGTCCACGCTGATCGAATTGCCATTCCCAGCCCGCAGCACGGTTGCCGATACCTTGGTTTCCGCGTACAACAACGAACTCCGCAACCCTGCGCAAACGGTCTTTGTACTGGACAAGTCCGGTTCGATGGCAGGCAAACGTATGGAGAGTTTGCGTTCAATCCTCACTGAACCAGTGGACGGTTCAGCGCGTACGAGGACCGGGCCGGTGGGCCTTAGAAACCGGGAGGAAGTGTCGATTATCGCCTTCGACAACAGGCCCGCCACACCGTTTAAGGCAAGGTACTCCACCACGCAGCCTGCTGAGAATCAGCAACTTCGGGCTCACATAACTGCATTGACTCCCGGCGGGGCAACGGCGATCTACGATTCGCTACAGCTTGTCTACCAGCAGTTTCCTGCCACACAGCCGGGAGGTCAACGCAGTATCCCTTCGATCGTGCTGATGTCGGATGGTGCGAGCAACACCGGCGCTACTTTTGACGAGTTCTCGCGCTTTTACGCGGGGCTGTCTCCGGAAAAGAAGCGAATTCCGGTTTTTGTCATCCTGTACGGGGAAGCCAACAAGAACGAGATGAATCAACTCGCTACGATGACTGGTGGGAAGACTTTCGATGCCACCAGTGGCGCTTTGGCGGAAGCATTCAAGGAGATCCGTGGCTACCAATAG
- a CDS encoding Trm112 family protein codes for MPSMSIDPKLLEILVCPQDKGPLVYLEDEQVLVNERLGVAYPIEDNIPVMLADEAVAWPPAHN; via the coding sequence ATGCCAAGCATGAGTATCGATCCGAAGTTGCTGGAAATTCTGGTGTGTCCGCAGGATAAGGGCCCCCTGGTGTATCTCGAAGACGAGCAGGTTCTCGTTAACGAGCGTTTGGGCGTGGCCTATCCCATCGAGGACAACATTCCAGTCATGCTCGCCGACGAAGCCGTCGCCTGGCCCCCAGCACACAATTAA